GATTCGATTACTTCTGAACAAAGAAAAGAAGTAGAGGGAAAATCCAAGTATTTTAGAGTAAAGGATAGTGAAGATTTAACTGATGCAGACTTCGCATTAGAAAATATACTAGAACTATTTGATTCAGTAGAAGAAATAGATATATACGGAGCAACAGGTAGAAGACTTGATCACTTCTTTGGAAATATTTTACTTCTAAATAATGAAAAATATAACAGTGTTAAAGTAAAAATTATTGATGATAATAATATAATAACGGTAGCCCATAGTGGACAAAATATTTTTGAAAAAATTGAAGGGTATAAGTATTTCTCAATAGTCCCAATATATAAAGATACTAAAATGACTATAAAAAATTCTAAATACGAAGTAGAAAATCTG
This is a stretch of genomic DNA from Gemella haemolysans. It encodes these proteins:
- a CDS encoding thiamine diphosphokinase, encoding MNTKKISIMLGGVFPDELPSSDLWCGVDRGALYLLDKGINPLLSCGDFDSITSEQRKEVEGKSKYFRVKDSEDLTDADFALENILELFDSVEEIDIYGATGRRLDHFFGNILLLNNEKYNSVKVKIIDDNNIITVAHSGQNIFEKIEGYKYFSIVPIYKDTKMTIKNSKYEVENLILTLNRPNATSNEFANEKAIELEVSSNVLVIYSKD